A window of Streptomyces armeniacus contains these coding sequences:
- a CDS encoding helix-turn-helix domain-containing protein translates to MTALTRRPGVGHRIRQARLRTGLSQTELAGADISPSYVSLVEHGKRIPSEDVLKVLSERLGVPVQDLLEDAEEHEPPAPAAPGADVRRVDLVSRFVQARKQWEGGDPEAALTHFASVMENDSAAQHQDVLLESRLSVAEILHELGRTGEALEALQSLLDDLDAAETPELWQRVEITTADLLERTGQVGEALQHAHAAYLAAQTGRVQGRVSRLRAQEAMVRCCYWTGNLGWVEGLDPTAGDPEQAYSPLLGSVRLYQALVLRENGRHEEAIDMVASSVAQLKPIDDPELWGRFTVLHADLTLLSRGDAVAARESLERARQMMSFVSVTEVPYWLTAEDAACTLAEGRPEAAAELAGRVMRDRNDLRAHSLGASLLLAARVLADTGHTERARACCIRAAGLFQKAQAYRYAAVAWEMLNGPQGLGGRTANGLDAS, encoded by the coding sequence ATGACCGCTTTGACTCGCCGGCCAGGTGTTGGACACCGCATCAGACAAGCCCGGTTGAGAACCGGCCTCTCTCAGACCGAGCTCGCCGGAGCCGACATCTCGCCCAGCTACGTCTCGCTCGTGGAGCACGGCAAGCGAATCCCGAGCGAGGACGTCCTCAAGGTGCTGTCGGAGCGGCTGGGCGTGCCCGTACAGGATCTGCTGGAGGACGCCGAGGAGCACGAACCGCCCGCACCGGCGGCCCCCGGCGCCGACGTACGCCGGGTCGACCTGGTCAGCCGCTTCGTGCAGGCGCGCAAGCAGTGGGAGGGCGGGGACCCCGAGGCGGCGCTGACGCACTTCGCGTCCGTCATGGAGAACGACTCCGCCGCCCAGCACCAGGACGTGCTGCTCGAGTCGCGGCTGTCCGTCGCCGAGATCCTGCACGAGCTCGGCCGTACGGGAGAGGCGCTGGAGGCGCTGCAGTCGCTGCTCGACGATCTGGACGCGGCGGAGACACCGGAGCTGTGGCAGCGCGTCGAGATCACCACGGCCGACCTGCTGGAGCGCACGGGGCAGGTCGGCGAGGCGCTGCAGCACGCGCACGCGGCGTATCTCGCCGCGCAGACCGGCCGGGTGCAGGGACGGGTCAGCCGGCTGCGGGCGCAGGAGGCGATGGTTCGCTGCTGCTACTGGACGGGGAACCTCGGCTGGGTCGAGGGGCTGGATCCGACGGCGGGTGATCCGGAGCAGGCGTACTCGCCGCTCCTGGGCTCCGTACGGCTCTATCAGGCGCTGGTCCTGCGCGAGAACGGGCGGCACGAGGAGGCGATCGACATGGTCGCCTCCTCTGTCGCGCAGCTCAAGCCGATCGACGATCCGGAGCTGTGGGGCCGGTTCACGGTGCTGCACGCCGACCTGACCCTGCTGAGCCGCGGTGACGCGGTCGCGGCACGCGAGTCGCTGGAACGCGCCCGGCAGATGATGTCCTTCGTCAGCGTGACCGAGGTGCCGTACTGGCTGACCGCGGAGGACGCCGCGTGCACGCTCGCCGAGGGGCGGCCGGAGGCGGCAGCGGAGCTGGCGGGGCGCGTCATGCGGGACCGGAACGACCTACGGGCGCACAGCCTGGGCGCGAGTCTGCTGCTGGCCGCACGGGTCCTCGCGGACACCGGGCACACGGAGCGGGCGCGCGCCTGCTGTATCCGTGCGGCGGGTCTGTTCCAGAAGGCGCAGGCGTACCGCTACGCCGCTGTCGCCTGGGAGATGCTGAACGGCCCGCAGGGCCTCGGAGGCCGTACGGCGAACGGACTCGACGCTTCCTGA
- a CDS encoding 50S ribosomal protein L11 methyltransferase: protein MSQGTSDPAELRSFERSLERSRLSKTRPDRPRTFSMYDREWDLFEDVFPPVYTRSTAVSVELLGLDGGSTRLPERGSLLEVGCGAGVLAVLGALAGCERVVASDINPQAAANAARNAERHGVQDRLRSVQSDLFAALDPGERFDTIFWHSNYVRGPEDYEFDSVHDQAYIDPGYEAHRRYLIEAPHWTTPEGSALLHFCSRGDIEALRRIAESCDRGLRLLRTIEVHEGEYGDDVVEHLLFEVNPLNGSAATSS, encoded by the coding sequence GTGTCACAAGGAACGTCTGACCCGGCCGAGCTCCGGAGCTTCGAACGCTCTCTGGAGCGGAGCAGGCTCTCCAAGACCCGCCCCGACCGGCCGCGCACCTTCTCCATGTACGACCGCGAATGGGACCTCTTCGAGGATGTCTTCCCGCCGGTGTACACCCGCTCCACGGCCGTGTCGGTGGAACTCCTGGGCCTGGACGGCGGCAGTACGCGCCTGCCCGAGCGGGGGTCACTCCTCGAGGTCGGCTGCGGCGCCGGCGTCCTCGCCGTACTCGGCGCGCTCGCCGGCTGCGAGCGCGTGGTCGCCTCGGACATCAACCCGCAGGCCGCCGCGAACGCGGCCCGCAACGCGGAGCGCCACGGCGTGCAGGACCGGCTGCGGTCCGTGCAGAGCGACCTGTTCGCGGCCCTCGACCCCGGTGAGCGCTTCGACACGATCTTCTGGCATTCCAACTACGTGCGCGGGCCCGAGGACTACGAGTTCGACTCGGTCCACGACCAGGCGTACATCGACCCCGGCTACGAGGCCCACCGCCGGTATCTGATCGAGGCGCCGCACTGGACGACCCCGGAGGGGTCCGCGCTGCTGCACTTCTGCAGCCGGGGCGACATCGAGGCCCTGCGCCGGATCGCCGAGTCGTGCGACCGCGGACTGCGGCTCCTGCGCACCATCGAGGTGCACGAGGGCGAGTACGGCGACGATGTCGTCGAGCACCTGCTGTTCGAGGTGAATCCGCTCAACGGCTCCGCCGCCACGTCCTCTTGA
- the pabB gene encoding aminodeoxychorismate synthase component I has translation MRTLLVDNYDSFTYNLFHYLAEVNGREPVVIRNDDPSWHPRMLKEFDSILISPGPGSPDRPEDFGICREIIDGGELPVLGVCLGHQGIAHSFGARVGRAPEPRHGRLSEVFHDGTELFAGIPTPFPVVRYHSLAVTDLPDELEATATADDGVLMGLRHRERPFWGVQFHPESIATEYGHQLLHNFRDLAQKFGRGSAAQLTAPASASETVTAPSGTRPAGTRELTVLARSLPTRWQDEVVYEQLFKAQDHAFWLDSGAATGENGRFSFMGDATGPLARVAKADVWERHVTVETADGSETVPGEFLTWLQEDLRSLHVELPELPFDFALGWVGYLGYELKAECGGDRGYRSDEPDAAMIFADRAVAFDHATSTTYLLALAEDGAEESARTWLDDTGRRLTELAGREPRYTAPDNVPTPLRLRHDRDSYLSLIDRCQEEIAAGTTYEVCLTNMVEAATEVEPWQSYQFLRRLSPAPFASLLRFGCLSVLSTSPERFLRISADGMAESKPIKGTRPRGASDAEDELLRRDLETSPKDRSENLMIVDLVRNDLGRTAEVGSVSVPKLFEVETHPTTYQLVSTVSARLRESSSAVECVRAAFPGGSMTGAPKIRTMQIIEELEAGPRGVYSGAIGYFSLSGACDLSIVIRTLVVTPSRVRYGVGGAIVALSDTDDEYEETAVKATPLLRLLSADFPGRVPVSSGAAR, from the coding sequence ATGCGCACGCTGTTGGTCGACAACTACGATTCATTCACCTATAACCTGTTCCACTATCTGGCCGAGGTGAACGGCCGGGAGCCCGTGGTCATTCGCAATGACGACCCGAGCTGGCATCCCCGTATGCTCAAGGAATTCGACAGCATTCTCATCTCTCCCGGCCCCGGCAGTCCTGACCGGCCGGAAGACTTCGGAATCTGCAGGGAGATCATCGACGGCGGCGAACTGCCCGTACTCGGCGTGTGCCTGGGCCACCAGGGCATCGCCCACTCCTTCGGCGCCCGCGTGGGCCGTGCCCCGGAGCCGCGGCACGGCCGTCTCTCGGAGGTCTTTCACGACGGCACCGAGCTGTTCGCCGGGATTCCCACGCCGTTCCCCGTCGTGCGCTACCACTCGCTCGCGGTCACCGATCTGCCGGACGAGCTGGAGGCGACGGCCACCGCCGACGACGGCGTCCTGATGGGGCTCCGGCACCGCGAACGGCCCTTCTGGGGCGTTCAGTTCCACCCCGAGTCCATCGCCACGGAGTACGGCCACCAGCTGCTGCACAACTTCCGCGACCTGGCCCAGAAGTTCGGCAGGGGCAGCGCGGCGCAGCTGACCGCCCCCGCGTCGGCGAGCGAGACCGTCACCGCGCCCAGCGGCACCCGGCCCGCGGGCACGCGCGAACTCACCGTGCTGGCCAGGTCCCTCCCCACGCGCTGGCAGGACGAGGTGGTCTACGAGCAGCTGTTCAAGGCGCAGGACCACGCCTTCTGGCTGGACAGCGGCGCGGCCACCGGGGAGAACGGCCGGTTCTCCTTCATGGGCGACGCGACCGGCCCGCTGGCCAGGGTCGCCAAGGCCGACGTCTGGGAGCGGCACGTCACCGTCGAGACGGCCGACGGCTCCGAGACGGTGCCCGGCGAGTTCCTCACCTGGCTGCAGGAGGACCTGCGCTCGCTGCACGTCGAACTCCCCGAGCTGCCCTTCGACTTCGCCCTCGGCTGGGTCGGCTACCTCGGCTACGAGCTGAAGGCGGAGTGCGGCGGGGACCGCGGCTACCGCTCGGACGAGCCGGACGCGGCCATGATCTTCGCCGACCGCGCCGTGGCGTTCGACCACGCCACCTCCACCACGTACCTGCTCGCGCTCGCCGAGGACGGCGCCGAGGAGTCCGCCCGTACCTGGCTCGACGACACCGGGCGGCGGCTGACGGAACTGGCCGGCCGGGAGCCGCGGTACACCGCACCGGACAACGTGCCCACCCCGCTGCGGCTGCGGCACGACCGCGACAGCTACCTGTCGCTCATAGACCGCTGCCAGGAGGAGATCGCGGCCGGTACGACGTACGAGGTCTGCCTCACGAACATGGTCGAGGCCGCGACGGAGGTGGAGCCCTGGCAGAGCTACCAGTTCCTGCGCCGCCTGAGCCCCGCGCCGTTCGCCTCCCTGCTGCGCTTCGGCTGCCTCTCGGTGCTGAGCACGTCGCCCGAACGCTTCCTGCGGATCTCCGCGGACGGCATGGCCGAGTCGAAGCCGATCAAGGGCACCCGGCCGCGCGGGGCCTCGGACGCCGAGGACGAGCTGCTGCGCCGCGACCTGGAGACCAGCCCGAAGGACCGCTCCGAGAACCTGATGATCGTCGACCTGGTGCGGAACGACCTCGGGCGCACCGCCGAGGTCGGCTCGGTCAGCGTCCCCAAGCTCTTCGAGGTGGAGACCCACCCGACCACGTACCAGCTGGTCAGCACGGTCAGCGCCCGGCTGCGGGAGTCGAGTTCGGCGGTCGAGTGCGTACGCGCGGCCTTCCCCGGCGGGTCGATGACCGGTGCCCCCAAGATCCGTACGATGCAGATCATCGAGGAGCTGGAGGCCGGCCCGCGCGGCGTGTACTCGGGGGCCATCGGCTACTTCTCGCTCTCGGGCGCCTGCGACCTGAGCATCGTCATCCGCACGCTCGTCGTCACCCCGTCCCGCGTCCGCTACGGAGTGGGCGGCGCCATCGTCGCGCTGTCCGACACGGACGACGAGTACGAGGAGACCGCGGTCAAGGCGACCCCGCTGCTGCGCCTGCTCAGCGCCGACTTCCCGGGACGGGTCCCGGTGTCGTCCGGGGCGGCCCGTTGA
- a CDS encoding 4-hydroxybenzoate 3-monooxygenase — MNRLRTQVAIVGAGPAGLLLSHLLHQQGVESVVLERRSRQYVEQRVRAGLLEHGSVQVLRDAGLAGRLDRQALHHDGLELRVDGQRHRLNVTRLAGCSTYVYGQQELVKDLIAAREEAGGQIWFEVDDVVPELSHDGPSTVRCTLDGQPTEISCDFVAGCDGFHGVTRPSIPEGHLTTYDRTYPSAWLGVLAAAPPASEELVYAVHERGFALASMRSPEVSRLYLQVEEGDSVDNWPDDRIWKELHARLSVTGEAELTEGPILEKSVVALRSFVAEPMQHGPLFLAGDAAHIVPPTAAKGLNLAVEDVTVLSEAFHAWYSDGDRALLDGYSDRRLPSIWEAEEFSDWMAGLLHRPPEGDRYGARLQRARLDAVVNSPASGRQFAERYVGLARQYAGGERSGQRTP, encoded by the coding sequence GTGAATCGGCTCAGGACACAGGTGGCCATCGTCGGCGCAGGTCCGGCCGGACTGCTGCTGTCGCATCTGCTGCACCAGCAGGGAGTGGAGTCCGTTGTACTGGAGCGCCGCAGCAGACAGTACGTCGAACAGCGCGTGCGCGCCGGACTGCTGGAGCACGGCTCGGTCCAGGTGCTGCGGGACGCCGGCCTCGCCGGACGGCTCGACCGGCAGGCACTGCACCACGACGGGCTCGAACTGCGGGTCGACGGGCAGCGGCACCGGTTGAACGTCACACGGCTCGCGGGCTGCAGCACGTACGTGTACGGCCAGCAGGAGCTGGTCAAGGACCTGATCGCGGCCCGTGAAGAGGCGGGCGGGCAGATCTGGTTCGAGGTCGACGACGTGGTGCCGGAGCTCTCCCACGACGGCCCCTCAACGGTGCGCTGCACGCTCGACGGGCAGCCGACGGAGATCAGCTGCGACTTCGTCGCGGGCTGCGACGGGTTCCACGGAGTGACGCGCCCGAGCATCCCCGAAGGGCACCTCACCACGTACGACCGCACCTACCCGTCCGCCTGGCTCGGCGTCCTCGCCGCCGCGCCCCCCGCCTCCGAGGAACTGGTCTACGCGGTGCACGAGCGGGGCTTCGCCCTGGCCAGCATGCGTTCCCCCGAGGTCAGCCGGCTCTATCTCCAGGTGGAGGAGGGGGACTCGGTCGACAACTGGCCGGACGACCGGATCTGGAAGGAACTCCACGCACGCCTCTCCGTCACCGGCGAGGCGGAGCTCACCGAGGGGCCGATCCTGGAGAAGTCGGTCGTCGCCCTGCGGTCGTTCGTCGCCGAACCGATGCAGCACGGGCCGCTGTTCCTCGCCGGCGACGCCGCCCACATAGTGCCGCCCACCGCGGCGAAGGGGCTCAACCTCGCGGTGGAGGACGTCACGGTGCTGAGCGAGGCATTCCACGCGTGGTACTCCGACGGCGACCGCGCCCTCCTCGACGGCTACTCCGACCGGCGGCTGCCCAGCATCTGGGAGGCCGAGGAGTTCTCCGACTGGATGGCGGGCCTGCTGCACCGGCCCCCGGAGGGCGACCGGTACGGCGCGCGGCTGCAACGGGCCCGGCTGGACGCCGTCGTCAACTCACCCGCCAGCGGGCGGCAGTTCGCGGAGCGGTACGTGGGCCTGGCACGGCAGTACGCGGGCGGCGAGAGGAGCGGGCAGCGGACGCCGTAG
- a CDS encoding aminotransferase class IV, with translation MEPSDAAAEAEHSESDCLRALAMVNYGHFTTMRVEGLRVRGLSLHLERLRRDCRTVFGADLEAEQVRAHLRKALADAPDPVTARVTVCDPGLGLERPGAAARPRLLVTTRAAGLAPLPPLRVRTAPHRREVPAVKHTGLFGALHQRGLAQRDGFNDVLFTQGPPDRPVVAEGPTWNVGFFGGGSLVWPAADVLPGVTTALLAEHHSGAQRTEELGVEQLSGMEAAFATNAGFGIRPIASVDGIEFDVEHPALRELRSAYESVRLEEI, from the coding sequence ATGGAACCGAGCGACGCTGCCGCCGAGGCGGAACACAGTGAGTCCGACTGCCTCCGGGCGCTGGCCATGGTCAATTACGGGCACTTCACCACCATGCGGGTGGAGGGCTTGCGGGTGCGCGGGCTCTCGCTGCATCTGGAGAGGTTGCGGCGTGACTGCCGTACGGTCTTCGGTGCCGATCTGGAGGCGGAGCAGGTACGCGCCCACCTGCGGAAGGCGCTGGCGGACGCCCCCGATCCGGTCACCGCGCGGGTCACGGTGTGCGATCCCGGCCTCGGGCTGGAGCGACCGGGAGCCGCGGCACGGCCCCGGCTTCTGGTGACCACACGGGCGGCGGGGCTCGCGCCGCTGCCGCCTCTGCGCGTGCGTACCGCGCCGCACCGCCGGGAGGTGCCGGCGGTGAAGCACACCGGGCTTTTCGGTGCGCTGCACCAGCGGGGGCTGGCTCAGCGCGACGGGTTCAACGACGTCCTGTTCACGCAGGGGCCTCCGGACCGGCCCGTCGTGGCGGAGGGTCCGACGTGGAACGTCGGCTTCTTCGGGGGTGGCAGCCTGGTGTGGCCGGCCGCGGACGTCCTGCCCGGTGTCACGACGGCTCTGCTCGCTGAGCACCATTCCGGCGCTCAGCGCACGGAGGAGCTGGGCGTGGAGCAACTGTCCGGGATGGAGGCCGCGTTCGCGACCAACGCCGGTTTCGGCATCCGCCCGATCGCCTCGGTCGACGGGATCGAGTTCGACGTCGAGCACCCGGCGCTGCGGGAGCTGCGGAGCGCGTACGAGTCCGTCCGCCTTGAGGAGATCTGA
- a CDS encoding PIN domain nuclease has translation MKYLADTSAVARFLRHGADAWGWGEALDSGLAGMCEITEIEVLRSARSSAHHKQIQQYLSGFYGWAPIPDSAFRRALQVQQILVDHGEHRSAGPVDLLVAAAAELSDLILLHCDRDFETIARHTGQATLRLTDSARP, from the coding sequence GTGAAATACCTTGCGGACACCTCAGCGGTGGCCCGCTTCCTTCGACACGGCGCGGACGCCTGGGGGTGGGGAGAAGCGCTGGACTCCGGGCTGGCCGGCATGTGCGAGATCACAGAGATAGAAGTTCTTCGCTCCGCACGGTCATCCGCACATCACAAGCAGATCCAGCAGTATCTGAGTGGGTTCTACGGCTGGGCGCCGATCCCGGACAGCGCATTCCGGCGGGCCCTGCAAGTTCAGCAGATTCTTGTCGATCACGGCGAGCACCGCAGCGCGGGGCCCGTCGACCTCCTTGTCGCGGCGGCGGCTGAACTGTCCGACCTCATCCTCCTGCACTGCGACCGCGACTTCGAGACCATCGCCCGGCACACCGGCCAAGCCACGTTAAGGCTCACGGACAGCGCCCGACCATAA
- a CDS encoding type II toxin-antitoxin system VapB family antitoxin encodes MGKTLIEIDEDALAVAQDAFGTKTKKDTVNRALREVSDRVKRHEARMAAERIAAEALDLDALADKITYRPGPTVGGDQGQAA; translated from the coding sequence ATGGGCAAGACACTGATCGAGATCGACGAAGACGCACTGGCTGTAGCGCAGGACGCGTTCGGCACCAAGACGAAGAAGGACACCGTCAACCGCGCCCTGCGCGAGGTCAGTGACCGGGTCAAGCGGCACGAGGCGCGCATGGCAGCGGAACGGATCGCCGCCGAGGCGCTGGACCTCGACGCCTTGGCAGACAAGATCACCTACCGCCCCGGCCCCACCGTCGGCGGTGACCAGGGTCAGGCCGCGTGA